The following are encoded in a window of Kitasatospora sp. NBC_01250 genomic DNA:
- a CDS encoding YigZ family protein gives MSQPAAKPDLTIRADGSHEIEVKRSRFICHLARVGDEAAAQEFIAGIRKRYWDARHNCTAFVVGAELRRERSSDDGEPAGTAGVPMLEVLRRRGVTDTVAVVTRYFGGVLLGAGGLVRAYGGVVSAALDEVGLVERRPVALLEVAADHTRAGRLENELRAAGYAVRELHYEAAGVRIEVGVPEPELAGFHAWLAEASGGTATAMPAGCFRIEVPWSDGL, from the coding sequence ATGTCACAGCCCGCTGCCAAGCCCGACCTGACCATCCGCGCGGACGGCAGCCACGAGATCGAGGTGAAGCGCTCCCGGTTCATCTGCCATCTCGCCCGGGTCGGCGACGAGGCGGCGGCGCAGGAGTTCATCGCGGGGATCCGCAAGCGGTACTGGGACGCCCGGCACAACTGCACGGCCTTCGTGGTCGGTGCGGAGCTGCGCCGTGAGCGCTCCAGCGACGACGGCGAGCCGGCCGGCACCGCGGGTGTGCCGATGCTGGAGGTGCTGCGCCGTCGCGGCGTCACCGACACGGTCGCGGTGGTGACCCGCTACTTCGGCGGGGTGCTGCTGGGTGCGGGCGGCCTGGTACGTGCCTACGGGGGAGTGGTGTCGGCGGCGCTGGACGAGGTCGGGCTGGTCGAGCGCCGGCCGGTGGCGCTGCTGGAGGTGGCGGCCGACCACACCAGGGCCGGTCGGCTGGAGAACGAACTGCGGGCGGCCGGCTACGCGGTGCGCGAACTGCACTACGAGGCGGCGGGGGTGCGCATCGAGGTGGGGGTGCCCGAGCCGGAGCTCGCGGGCTTCCACGCCTGGCTGGCGGAGGCCAGCGGCGGCACCGCGACGGCGATGCCCGCGGGGTGCTTCCGCATCGAGGTGCCGTGGTCGGACGGCCTCTGA
- a CDS encoding cupin domain-containing protein translates to MTAESQEQIPMAVIRTITIPPGENTGWHYHPALVQAVVLSGTLTRVLQDGTVEITRPGEPLVELPQQVHIGYNHGSEPLVILANYQVAQGCPLAVPAPPPDVSAVPACRIGGAQRLSSA, encoded by the coding sequence ATGACCGCCGAGTCACAGGAGCAGATCCCGATGGCCGTGATCCGTACCATCACCATCCCGCCGGGCGAGAACACCGGCTGGCACTACCATCCGGCGCTGGTGCAGGCGGTCGTCCTCTCCGGGACCCTCACGCGGGTGCTGCAGGACGGCACGGTGGAGATCACCCGGCCCGGGGAGCCCTTGGTCGAGCTGCCCCAGCAGGTGCACATCGGCTACAACCACGGCAGTGAGCCCCTGGTGATCCTGGCCAACTACCAGGTGGCGCAGGGCTGTCCACTGGCGGTTCCGGCGCCGCCGCCCGATGTGTCCGCGGTGCCGGCCTGCCGGATCGGCGGGGCGCAGCGGCTCAGCAGCGCGTGA